The Acetivibrio saccincola genome window below encodes:
- the coaD gene encoding pantetheine-phosphate adenylyltransferase — translation MRIFVYPGSFDPITNGHLDIIKRASELCDKLIVAVLVNNSKKPVFSLEERVELIECAVEGIDNVEVESFTGLLIDFMKKKNATVIVKGLRAVSDFEYELQMALLNKKLDHNVETLFMMTNINYSFLSSSSVRELAKHNGNIDGLVPDCIIDKVLKRLRSN, via the coding sequence GTGAGAATATTTGTATATCCGGGGAGTTTTGATCCTATAACAAACGGCCATTTAGATATTATTAAAAGGGCGTCTGAGTTATGTGACAAGCTAATAGTGGCAGTTTTAGTTAATAACAGTAAAAAACCTGTTTTTTCGCTTGAAGAGAGGGTGGAATTAATAGAGTGTGCCGTAGAAGGCATTGACAATGTTGAAGTTGAAAGTTTTACAGGTCTTTTAATAGACTTTATGAAAAAAAAGAATGCCACGGTTATTGTAAAAGGTTTAAGGGCTGTGTCTGATTTTGAATATGAGCTTCAAATGGCTCTTCTGAATAAAAAGCTTGATCATAATGTTGAGACTTTATTTATGATGACAAATATAAATTATTCATTTTTAAGCTCAAGCTCCGTCAGGGAGTTGGCGAAGCATAACGGCAATATTGACGGGCTTGTTCCTGACTGTATAATAGATAAAGTACTAAAAAGACTCAGAAGTAACTGA